In Botrytis cinerea B05.10 chromosome 6, complete sequence, the following proteins share a genomic window:
- the Bcprp22 gene encoding Bcprp22: protein MEDHEYEGARPKRRKLDPKPKPKPFADIKPEPFVDEEDSKALDRDWYADDGDESHNPFGSYDNPWADSQREAPLIEKKIVKRQSARAAQKERDVDAWETGRLLASGVAQRRRFEDDFEDDEEATRVHLLVHDLKPPFLDGRTVFSKQLEPVPAVRDFQSDMAVFSRKGSKVVKERRQQKERQKQAQEATNMAGTALGNLMGIKEEEGDSAAPMMGEETQGSSKFAQHMKKNDGASNFSQSKSLREQREYLPAFAVREDLLRVIRDNQVVICVGETGSGKTTQLTQFLYEEGYGKTGLIGCTQPRRVAAMSVAKRVSEEMECPLGGTVGYAIRFEDCTSKETVIKYMTDGVLLRESLNEPDLDRYSCIIMDEAHERALNTDVLMGLMKKVLARRRDVKLIVTSATMNSKRFSDFYGGAPEFFIPGRTFPVDIMYHRSPVEDYVDQAVQQVLAIHVSQGAGDILVFMTGQEDIECTCELIQERLNALNDPPKLSILPIYSQMPADLQAKIFDRAAPGVRKVIVATNIAETSLTVDGIMYVVDAGYSKLKVYNPRMGMDTLQITPISQANASQRAGRAGRTGPGKAFHLFTEAAFKDELYIQTIPEIQRTNLSNTVLLLKSLGVKDLLDFDFMDPPPQDTITTSLFDLWALGALDNIGELTDIGRKMTAFPMDPPLAKLLITSEKYGCTEEMLTIVSMLSVPSVFYRPKERQEESDSAREKFFVPESDHLTYLNVYLQWKSNGHSDAWCTRHFLHPKSLRRAKEIRDQLLDIMKMQRMNMISCGADWDIIRECICSGYYHQAAKVKGIGEYVNLRTSVTVQLHPTSALYGHGDLPDYVVYHELILTSKEYMSTVTKVDPHWLADLGGVFFSVKEKGYSAREKRVTETEFNRKMEIEVKMAEDKLREEKRVEAENNKLARKPMAITDGSGPVVKKVATKGAVRRPAARRPGRGF from the coding sequence ATGGAAGACCACGAATACGAAGGAGCGCGGCCGAAGCGACGCAAGCTGGATCCCAAGCCGAAGCCAAAGCCATTTGCTGACATCAAACCGGAGCcatttgttgatgaagaggacTCGAAAGCTCTAGATAGAGATTGGTACgcagatgatggagatgaatcGCACAACCCATTCGGCTCTTACGACAACCCTTGGGCGGATTCCCAACGAGAAGCACCTTTGatcgagaagaagattgtgaaGCGCCAAAGCGCGCGCGCAGCtcaaaaagagagagatgtCGATGCATGGGAGACGGGTCGATTGCTCGCCTCTGGTGTTGCACAACGTAGACGCTTTGAGGATGACTTTGAGGATGACGAGGAAGCCACCAGAGTGCATTTACTTGTACATGATCTCAAACCTCCATTCTTAGATGGAAGAACTGTTTTCTCGAAGCAATTGGAGCCTGTGCCGGCTGTACGTGATTTCCAGAGCGACATGGCAGTTTTTAGTCGCAAGGGAAGTAAAGTGGTGAAGGAGAGACGACAGCAGAAAGAGAGGCAAAAGCAGGCCCAAGAAGCAACGAATATGGCTGGTACGGCGCTTGGAAATCTCATGGGtatcaaagaagaggaaggcgACAGTGCAGCTCCAATGATGGGCGAGGAAACACAGGGGTCCAGTAAATTTGCCCAGCATATGAAGAAGAACGACGGCGCTAGCAACTTCAGTCAAAGCAAATCTTTGAGGGAGCAGAGAGAATATCTTCCCGCATTTGCCGTACGAGAGGATTTGCTAAGGGTCATTCGAGATAATCAGGTAGTAATTTGTGTTGGCGAGACTGGATCCGGTAAAACGACCCAACTCACCCAATTTCTTTACGAAGAAGGTTATGGAAAAACGGGTCTGATAGGATGTACGCAACCTCGAAGAGTAGCAGCTATGTCTGTAGCGAAGCGTGTCAGCGAGGAGATGGAATGTCCACTGGGGGGGACTGTTGGTTACGCTATTCGATTCGAGGATTGTACGAGCAAGGAAACAGTAATAAAGTATATGACAGATGGTGTCCTATTGAGAGAATCTTTAAATGAGCCAGATCTTGATCGTTATTCCTGCATCATCATGGATGAAGCTCACGAGCGGGCACTCAATACGGACGTTCTCATGGGTTTGATGAAAAAGGTTCTTGCACGTCGTAGAGATGTCAAGCTAATAGTCACATCTGCAACGATGAACTCGAAACGATTCTCTGATTTCTATGGTGGAGCCCCGGAGTTTTTCATTCCCGGACGTACCTTTCCAGTCGATATTATGTATCATCGCTCACCCGTTGAAGACTATGTCGATCAGGCAGTTCAGCAAGTATTGGCTATACATGTATCTCAAGGCGCAGGTGATATTTTGGTGTTTATGACTGGacaagaagatattgagTGCACTTGTGAGCTTATCCAGGAACGCCTCAATGCTCTCAATGATCCACCAAAGCTTAGCATCCTACCAATTTACAGTCAAATGCCTGCGGATTTACAAGCCAAGATCTTCGACAGAGCTGCGCCTGGTGTCAGAAAAGTCATCGTAGCTACCAATATCGCAGAGACTAGTTTGACTGTCGATGGCATCATGTATGTTGTGGATGCTGGATACTCGAAATTAAAGGTGTACAACCCGCGTATGGGAATGGATACTTTACAAATCACGCCAATTTCACAAGCGAATGCATCTCAGCGTGCTGGTCGTGCTGGGCGTACTGGTCCAGGAAAagctttccatctcttcacTGAAGCCGCTTTCAAGGATGAGCTTTACATTCAAACGATTCCTGAAATTCAACGCACAAATCTCAGCAATACTGTTCTATTATTGAAGTCTTTAGGGGTGAAAGACTTGCTTGACTTTGATTTCATGGACCCTCCACCCCAAGACACTATCACCACTTCATTATTTGATCTTTGGGCACTCGGGGCACTTGACAATATTGGGGAATTGACGGACATAGGGAGGAAAATGACGGCCTTTCCTATGGACCCCCCTCTCGCCAAGTTACTCATCACGTCTGAAAAATACGGCTGTACTGAAGAAATGCTTACAATAGTTTCCATGCTCTCAGTCCCTAGCGTTTTCTATCGTCCAAAGGAACGCCAGGAAGAGTCTGATAGCGCACGCGAAAAGTTCTTTGTTCCAGAATCAGATCATTTGACTTACTTGAACGTCTACTTACAATGGAAGTCCAATGGCCATTCGGATGCTTGGTGTACCCGTCATTTTCTCCATCCGAAATCTCTTCGCCGGGCTAAAGAGATCAGAGATCAATTGTTGGATATTATGAAAATGCAACGTATGAATATGATTTCATGCGGCGCCGATTGGGACATTATACGCGAATGTATCTGTTCGGGTTATTACCACCAGGCTGCCAAGGTTAAGGGAATAGGCGAATACGTTAATTTGCGCACTTCGGTAACAGTACAATTACATCCTACATCCGCACTTTACGGACATGGAGATCTGCCTGATTATGTTGTTTATCATGAATTGATTCTTAcatcaaaagaatatatgTCTACTGTTACGAAGGTCGATCCACATTGGCTAGCAGATTTAGGTGGCGTTTTCTTTAGTGTGAAAGAGAAGGGTTATAGTgcgagggagaagagggtcACTGAAACGGAGTTCAATAGAAAGATGGAGATCGAGGTGAAGATGGCCGAGGATAAGttaagagaagaaaaaagagttGAGGCAGAGAATAACAAATTGGCGAGAAAACCGATGGCGATCACAGATGGAAGCGGACCGGTAGTTAAGAAAGTCGCCACAAAGGGAGCTGTAAGAAGACCAGCGGCGAGAAGACCAGGAAGGGGATTTTAA
- the Bcpwp1 gene encoding Bcpwp1 has translation MSMITATAWVPRGFAAPFPTKYNFDEEEFQRIADLAKLQLDDANDDLEEAQNEADNGADPDAMVDDEGSDGEEAPKGVKSTADEDDDLKEYDLDHYDDEVEEDKSGGEGMAMFGNVKSLAYHESNEEDPYITMAGNAEDEDEDREELQILATDNMLLAAKIEDEIAHLEVYVYEDGADNLYVHHDIMLPAIPLCVEWLDLPVGKPSVDKDSRANFVAVGTFDPDIEIWDLDTVDCMYPNAILGQAGQNKGGDEGAKKKKKNKKSKKANDEFHVDAVLSLAANRHHRNLLASSSADKTVKLWDLHTTTCAKSYTHHTDKVCSLAWHPKESTVLLSGSYDRTVVAADMRAPDAKAPRWGVESDVENVRWDPHDSNYFYVSTESGVIHFHDIRKAPANPSATKPVWMLQAHDDSVSSFDINPTIPGFLATGSGDKQVKLWNIQPTGPTMVVSRDLDVGKVFSTTFAPDEEVSFRLAVAGSKGLVQVWDCSTNPGVRRAFADRVAPVEGEIKERLVGVQNDSESEDDDEELSEAEGGEVDSMDEDD, from the exons ATGTCTATGATCACAGCAACCGCATGGGTGCCTCGGGGCTTTGCAGCACCGTTCCCAAcaaaatataactttgatgaagaagaatttcagCGAATTGCGGATCTTGCGAAGTTACAATTGGATGATGCGAAcgatgatttggaagaagcgCAAAATGAAGCAGATAATGGCGCAGATCCAGATGCTATggtagatgatgaaggttCAGATGGCGAAGAAGCTCCTAAAGGAGTGAAATCAACAGC TGATGAGGATGACGATTTGAAAGAATACGATCTGGATCATTACGATGATGAGGTCGAAGAAGACAAGAGTGGTGGTGAGGGGATGGCTATGTTTGGAAATGTCAAATCACTTGCATATCACGAATCGAATGAGGAAGATCCATATATCACAATGGCAGGAAATgcagaggatgaggatgaggacaGGGAAGAACTTCAAATATTGGCAACAGATAATATGCTGCTGGCGGCAAAGATAGAGGATGAAATCGCACATCTTGAAGTATATGTTTACGAAGATGGAGCTGATAACCTTTACGTACATCACGATATTATGCTACCGGCAATACCTCTATGTGTGGAATGGCTCGATTTGCCTGTTGGGAAGCCAAGTGTGGACAAGGACTCAAGGGCAAATTTCGTTGCTGTTGGAACCTTCGACCCggatattgagatttgggATTTAGATACAGTCGATTGCATGTATCCTAATGCTATTCTGGGGCAGGCTGGACAAAACAAAGgtggagatgaaggggctaagaaaaagaagaagaacaagaagtcgaagaaggCCAATGACGAATTTCACGTGGATGCAGTTCTTTCATTAGCTGCCAATAGACATCACCGAAACTTATTGGCATCCTCATCTGCGGATAAGACAGTCAAACTCTGGGATTTACACACCACCACATGTGCCAAGTCATACACACATCACACAGACAAAGTATGTTCGTTAGCATGGCATCCAAAGGAATCTACTGTTCTTCTGAGCGGTAGTTATGATAGAACAGTGGTGGCTGCAGATATGAGAGCGCCAGATGCAAAAGCACCTCGATGGGGAGTCGAAAGTGACGTCGAAAATGTCCGATGGGATCCTCACGACTCAAACTACTTCTACGTCTCCACGGAGAGTGGTGTCATTCACTTCCACGATATCCGAAAAGCTCCAGCAAACCCTAGTGCCACTAAGCCAGTATGGATGCTCCAAGCACATGACGATTCCGTTTCATCCTTCGATATAAACCCTACCATTCCAGGATTCTTGGCTACTGGATCAGGAGATAAGCAAGTCAAACTCTGGAACATACAGCCCACCGGACCTACAATGGTTGTATCACGAGACTTGGATGTTGGAAAGGTTTTCTCAACCACCTTTGCaccagatgaagaagtcaGTTTCCGACTCGCGGTAGCAGGTAGCAAAGGACTCGTGCAAGTCTGGGATTGCAGTACCAACCCTGGTGTACGACGTGCATTTGCGGATAGAGTGGCACCCGTTGAAGGAGAAATTAAGGAAAGATTAGTGGGCGTACAAAATGATAGCGAGtcggaagatgatgatgaagagctTTCAGAGGCCGAGGGAGGTGAAGTTGATTCTATGGATGAAGACGATTAA